GAGATGTGTGATAACAGTTGTGTGTAGTTGACACTTGATGTATCGGTGGCTTAGCGTTCAGTTCTTCCTGCAACAGTTGTGTGTCTGACAAATATTTCTAGGTAAACACATAACGGACGCCGTAGTCTCCACACAGTAAACAGTCATCGCAGTATTTTAATGTATGTGTGGATTTCTGTAATATTGTTGGCACAAATTCTCCACATGCTGGTAGGTGGAATTTCACAGGATTTGTTGTTACATGAATCCGTCACTTTGTGACAGGCGGTGCTACAACAACAAGCCCACCTGATGTCGCTGACTGTGCTACCACGTGCACACGTAACGTCGGTGGGTGGTTCGCAGGGGGAGTCTGTTTAGGACTCCTCATTGCGACAGTGGCGATCCTCTGCTTGAGAGGAAGGTAAGGAGAGCTCTGTGATGataagaaacttaaaacatTGAGTAAACTGTAAGACGAACACAGGCCAGGACAGCCactgccagacagacagacagtcacacagacagacagacacacagactgacagacagacagacagacagacagacagtcagacagacacacagacagacacacagaccgacagacagtcagacagacacacagacagacagacacaaagacagactgactgacagacacacagacagtttAAGTTAATCTCATGTAAATGAGAATGCCTGCAATAGTAATACACCAAACAATGTCAACATTGTTACTTCTCCCTCCCCCAAGACACACGCCTGCACACTcctacagacagacacacgtgtACTCGCTGAGACACTCGTTCTTCTCTCGCTCTGCACTTATCCGCGTGAAGAAAACGCAAAGCCATTTGAATAATAATACAGACGACCCAGGACaaactttgttttgattattcAGGTGGAAGGTACACCCCGAGGTAGCCAACGCTAGACCACAAGGAGATTCTCAGAGTCCGTAGTTCAACGCTTTGCCTGCTTACCCCGGGTGCTGAATAATTAATTGTTCGCAAAGCCACTGCGAGATGAAGTTGTTGGATACGCCTTTGACACGCTTTTGCGAAGTGATGTGTAACTTCAAACGATCGAACTATAGTATTCAGCGATCGAGGGGTCAAGGTAAAGTTCACGtttaaaacaaaggaaaagtaaaGGACTGATGTTGTGAGGTGACATTTTTAGTATAGCAATGCACTAACTGAAACTTAAAATGTATCATACGTTTCTCATATAGGCCTAGATGTAAAACACCcatttgcttattctgttaccctcgtaaataaagatttatcatttgtcaACAATAAGGTAAAAAAGTTGTTGTTCCACCCTGGCTTTCGTTCTGTCAGACATTCTTAAAACCATATTGAAACATGTAGAATCAAAGCTCAAAGTCCAACAAAGTTTACTCAGAACCTTCAGAGGGCATGTAGAACAAACTGTattatacacaataataaaatatgtaataaatgcaCAGTATATTTCAAGAACTAAAATACACAGAGAGTAAAcgaagacaaaataattatatataaatgttcacTATGTACACAATAACAACTTTGATCTTAATTCTTTTTCACCAAATTTGCTTTGATGTTGGAAATTAGATTATTCTTATAAATGTTGTTAAAACATCTCTCCGAGTGCTACCAGATATTGAAACTTGTATGAGATTAGAATATTCCAGCAGAATTcgcaaaataatttacatcatgCTCTTTTCAAAAACTCCCATAAAAGCATAGAATGGTATTCATACCCAACATCATTAAGatggcattttttttgttgtacataaacacacattttacaTAATATAATGTTTTCACATGTTCTTTACTCAGTTTCATTGAAGattcaacagcattaaataataGTTATTGCagatttttatgttgttatcCATTTGTAATAACTTTTACTGAATAAACATAGCATTGAAATAATGGTAATTGTATATCagctcattgtttttctcaaCACCATATTTGCATGAAAGGTTACATACAGTTGTACCAAAGCATAAAAAAGTGTCAGTAATACATATATCTACAGAGTAATTATCTGTACATAAAACTGAGTCTATTTGTATGGTAGATATCAAAGTACTTATAAACATATACAACAGACAAAACCATTCCAcgtgtatctttctttttctccaattCTGTAGTTACAACAGTGTTACTATAAATTTTACCTTCCCAAGTTTTAGATTCCGAAGTATGAAGTATTACATCAAGAaacatgaataatttaataaagtAGCAAAGATAGAATCTTTTGCCACACACGTGTCCATGAACATGACTCCATTCTCtattgtttatcattttaatggcaagtttattaataaattgaaaaaatggCTACAGGCATCCCCTGGTGGAcaccagaagaaaaaatatgtccTATAAGAATATGTCCATTTCTAAAGCAAGCTTTCACACCCAAATACTGTTGAATACATTAAAcgaattttatatttacattctcGAAAGatgaaatgtatatttataaaatccTATCAGTTTTCAATCTGTAAATGATTCATAAAGTTTGCAATTAAAGTTGAAGTGATATGGAATTTTGAAACCAGCCTGATATTCTCATGCAGTATTTTTTAACCCAATCTTATTGTTACTTTGGGTAAGTGTGCTACAGAGATTGTCACTCATAACACAGACTATGCTTATATTGTGATGTCAACCCACTATTTATCAAATAACATATGTAAAAAATTCATAAAGGCATCAACTTTTCTCACCATTACTACAATTACTCATCACTTTGTGTGGTGGCGCTTTCCTaggttttcattgttttttacACACTGGCTAATACTGTGTGTTGCTTTgcgttgtttttttcttggaagGAGCTGGCAGCTTTCTgataaatttctctttttttgtattaaCAGAAAATTTAGCATTTATTGGTTTTCTGCCACTTTGCAAGCACTGTCTGCCCCCAACATATGTTGTTCGACAGGCAATTGCTGATGGCTGAACAGGAATAATACCTCGTCGGAAAAACTGAAGAGACTCCcgtgtttttttccaaaactgaAAAGTGCTGTTGACAGTGCACTTGTGGTTTTTAACTTTTCtaattgtttattaaaactgtcaacagcagGCCAAAGTTCATCCTtattattttccatttcttttaaaagtttgtctatgttctttttaaattgttgtattaCTTCAATCTGTCTGTTAGTGGTAGGGATGTCAAACTCGTCCTCAGAGTCATGTTTCAGTATTTCCTCagtcctgttgttgttgtcagcttCAAGTGGTGTGTTTACTGTTTCCAAATTTGCACTCAAAGTATACGGTTCAGGGATGTCTTCTCGATTATCAACAAGAGGCTGGAACCATTCCTGCTGAATACTATCATGTCCAGTCGCTAGCTGGAAGAAATGTCTCCTTGCTTTGACATCCTTAACAGGAAATATATTAcatgaagaaatattaaaaaattttataacagCATGCTGGTGCTTGCACGGTGCACCTGTCATGCCATCTGGGCAAGAACACATGTCTGTGTTCATGTCTGCTTGGTATGACTTACCATGCTCCCTCTCACTTTCAACTTCAAAATGAAGATCTCCTACAGCCTGAACCATTACCCTCTTAATGTTTTCCGATCCATATAAATAACATCTGCTAATTGTAACATCTTTCCTACCATTTGCAAGGTCCAGCAGCCGCCTTTCATAGTAGGCAGGAAGCCGTGCTAATAAGATGTTATATGCTCTGTGCGGCAGaagattttatctttcaaaacatgCATAGCTGCTTCACAGTAgttatttgtgttatttccaCGCACAGGAAGATCTTTTCTAAAAGTGGCTGCCCATAGACTTTTTCGTTCAAACTGCTTTTCTAAATACAGTTTGAATTTGGGATTGTCCCTAACAACATCATCTCTACATGCATTATcataaacattaattatttcATCCTCACTCTGAGCATAAACCATTTTCTTGATGATGCTCAGTAGATGAGGCCTGCTttctttttgtactttgtttcGGGCCTCCCAGAGGAAACGCCAAGCGGCCTGAAGTACATGGAATGTACAAAGAAGAAGTGTTGCTTCAGGGAATGCAGCTGGCAAAAGTTCTTTATACAGTAACAAAGCATCTGTTATTACTTCTGTTGCTTCAGAAGAAACAATAAGGCAGCCTAAAGGGAGTCCACCTGCAACGCTGTGAGTGAGAAGCAGAAAACCTCTGCAGTCATACCTGTCCACCCCCCTGAGGCATCCATAAAAACAAGTTCACCGCTTGCACGGTGCAGTGTGTGCACTCTCATCATGAGGGGAGTGCAGACAGCTATGGCTATCTTCCCTGATGCTGTTTCTTTTACCTTGCAGAACTCCCCATTTTGTTCTGCATTGAATGTCCTGCAAGCTGTCTGTAGGCTGTCAGTTAACAGTTCTGAAGAGGTTGAAGAGTATTTCTCTTCAAATACTTTCTTGTACAGCCTGAAATGTAGGGgaaggaagaaattaaatagTCAAGAGTGtcttaaattctttgttttgaataaattaaagttaattatCCAAATGGCTCAGTCCTTACATCGACCAAATGCACATGTGATATTTGCTCATCAACAAAAGACATACTAGAAGAGCTAAAGAATGCTACaagaataacataaaaacacagataaaatattacaaagtcTGACATGTTTCATGATTGCTCTGTCCAAACTAAGGATTCTATCCTGACATTCAACACCTTCCCcttataacaaaagaaaacttgctTAAATGTTGAAATCATAGACATTATAGCCACTatttacttcttattttttcatcaaatcAATATTGCAGTTTCTGATGAAATGAACCAAAAAAACACTGATTGTAAGGGTATAACATTATCAACTATACTGTGCTCTAACACTCGaggcacatatttatttttgcgtacttatttttaattgtaagtAAACGTATAAGAATACACAAGTAAAGAAACACTAGGGACTTCAGGATTATGTAAAACAGGTGAAAGTTTGGTCAAGTCATGAGAAAACTGATATGAACATCTAATTCTATTGACAAACCAGTTGCAGATGTTAAGTACCTGTAGCAAAAGTGCAGATCAGGACAAAAAGCTCTGTCAGCAGCTTGATAAATGTAATTCACTCCATGTTCCATTTGGAGGTCCATCTTACGCATTTCAAGTGCTGAAGATGGAGTGTGGCCCTTTGAAAAAAGCTCTTTGAATTTGGCGATTGTCTCATCATTTACATCCCTATGACGTAGAGAATCAGCACTGTACAGACTATGATTGTGAGTGTGTTCAATCCGAAGCCATGTAGGGAGATCTTTCAAAAGTGGGTCTATGTTCTTTGTTCTGCAAAAAGGATGTAACATCTCACTGACTGTTCATTGCTACAAAACATTACATAACCATAGACCCATCACAGCTTTAACAATGATCAAATGTCGTCTTCCCCATATTTACCATATAAGTGTTGAACAAAAAAAGTgttccatttccttttttattcacaTGGATACACATACTAAAACAATACATGCAAACAAGAGGAGTGCTTGGTACTATTAATATTAATGACATACAGACagtatagtttgttttttgaatattaacagacaaaatatgtgtAAACTTAACATACTgcttcattatctttcttttgatcaTCATAATATTTACACTTCAACAGTAATACCTGCTGAGTTTTCCAAGCTGTCTCTGCACAGCAATTGTTAGCAGAGCTGGACATTTTGAATTCTTGGAACCAAGACGGCTGTCAGCTGTAGCAGAAACTGGGTTTGTGTTGTGCTGGCAtctgaaatattctttataaatatttttgcaccCCTCCTTTGCTGGCACTGTAGCCCTAACACGCAATGTAACCTTgcttctttcttgaaatttctgAAGCTAGTAGTTTTGCAGCATCTGCACTAAATATTGCCAGCCGGACTTCGCATGTGAATTTTCCCTCAGATTTTGGTTCAAATGCCATCACTTTATAGCTGTAGCCATGTGGTAAAATCTCctggaaatgtaaaataatgaggTAAGAATTTTTTGTCTGTAATTTTATAGAATTTGCCTATTGAAGtgttataattaataattgtaaCTTATTGTGAtagctgtttgtttacaaatacaaactTACTCTAATACATATTCAGATGTGCATCACTTTTACAATAGTGAATATGAACACCACAAGAAGAATTCCAGTGGTTGTGACTGTGATTTCCGCTATTTAATCATGATATTTATGCATCTTTTAGAGATATAATcaatattcatattttgttgtacaATTCTAATAAAGATATATGAACGTTTTATATTTTGGTAATGGTGGAACATATATGGAAAAAGGGGAAATCTGGGTATGTGTGTCAATGACCTCGCAATCAATTTCTGTAtatatgtctgtatttttatgtaTCCAGTTCTACATTTCCTTATATGTACATTCAGTTCTAGCTTTGGACTACttttaacacacacatgcacacatgcaaactgTTTGTGATTTGACTTACAAAAAATTGGCATTCATCATTCTGTCTTTACATTTATAACATACATATGATCGTGTGTTGATGgtgtttttagtttaaaattttaGACGTTATTTTTATGgtccaaaaaataaataagtatagCTTCTGTTTGCAGTTCGGTATGgccaggatttttttcttgaatcgATAGGTATGTGCAGCATGCGCAGGTATGCAGATGAAGTCGAAACTCTTTCCCCCACCACAGCAAAAAGTAGCAACATAATATGTGTCGTGTGGCGGACGTtggcgcgcgtgtgtgtgtgcatgcctgcgTGTTTAGTCAGTATAAATCAGTTTTCTGCAGATCACGTGTtcggattttttaaaattttgccgTAAAGGTCCGTGCTAATTTTGAgagtgtattttttgttttgaccaGAAAGTAACAGATACAAAGCGCAGTGTGACACCAATATCTTAATTCTTGGATATGAATCctaattcaaaatatttgtggCACCTTTGGATGGTCTGCGCAACTCTGTCTCGTATGAACCCTATTTCAAAAGAACTTAAGTTTGTGAGGTGATATGATATTTACTGTTTGCTTGCTCGAGCATACGTGTGACTATAAATTCAGTGATCGGCACGCGGTCGAAATGTGATCGACATACTTGTGGCCGATTTTCGCGCGCTTTGCTTGCATTTGTACACCATTATTTTGGATGACCAAATAAATTCAGTTGAATGAATCTGTCacgaaccagcctggttcaaggccagaacaacaggcCGAAGCGGGGGTAGATAATTATAGATGGGCAGTGGTCGGTGAAAGCGGACAGTGGagggaagcctttctgtccgtttttacgcCTTAATTGATTGAtggaggcgatcgaggcccagggtCGGGGGTGTAAGATGAAGTAGTTACGGGTATAGCGCGGTGGTCAGTAGTCGCCTTAGTATTAGATCGAGAGCGTCAGGGCCGGGTGGATTTGGTGGCGAGAAGTCACGTGTCTCCTTAGTATATAGTTTAGGGTAGATGTGTAGTCGTGGCCTTTCCCAAACACACCAGCAGGGACTACCGTCTCTGAGCGTAGCATCAGGTGTAGGCAGCAAGTCTGTGGGGGCCGTTCTACGAGAACGTATCGCGCTGCTTGCTGGCACCTGCAGTCTGGAACTGGAAGAGTGAGAAAGGGGTCTCCGTCCTCGCAGACGTCAAGAAGGGGTACACCGTCTGAACCGGCAACAGCAACTCTGCCACCCGTTGTCTGGGGCAACCGCCGGGGTAGTGATTGTTGTTCCTGTGTACCTCTGGGGTCTTGGTCGTCTGGAGCCGGTGCCGGACCACTGTCGCCTGAGAGCGTCGCCGCATCTGcatccgttgcctggggcaaccagaGGAGCAGCAGTGCGAGTGAACTAGAGACAGTGCGTCAAGGAGCTGGTGACCTCAGCCAGTAACGACAAAAGTGTACCAAGGTTGTTCTGTGAAAGAACTGTCCAAAGACTGGTGAAGTGTTCGTCGAGTGCGTTTACGGACGGATAAAAGGAAAGTGTGTTTatctcatttacattctttacattttgcgaCCTGATAATAATTAGTGTATTTGGAGACTCATATTGCGtctcgtatatatatatactgtgacCCAGTGACTAGAATACACGCTTCCAAGGCTCCCgaagtttttctcttctttgcgCCCTTTGCAAAAATTTTTTCAGCACCCCGGGTGCACTCCGCCTTTACGCCCGCACCTGCAGCTAGAGGCGGGGTGACTGGTCAAGACAGGCCGCTAATTGTGTTCATGAACAGTGACAGTACAGTGTTGCCATGGATACAATTTCTCAAACTCGGGTAGTCTGCGCTTCACACCCAATATTATATAATCTATACGATTCGCGACTGATGGCAGCCAGTGCACGAGAGCGAATGATGGTTGATATATGTTTGCACACAGATAATATGTCTTACAATGGCGAATAAACGTgatttttctctgtaaacaatcaaagtttaaattttaattgtcattattttattgtgaacttaattggttgtttgtgttttttgtttggtctattattattaattattatattcatAGACGTCGCTGATCTGGCATGGGGCGATTTGACGAAAGGGTCTTACCTGAGACGAAACTGACATTAATTAAAGCTGGGACGAATTGACTTTGGCTGTGGGGCGATTTGActggggcgaaatgaccggcTCCGCTCACCTCTAGGATACTGTACCACTCCCTCATCTGATGGTGTCTCTTCCCTTTGCTCAAAACGAGATGTCACAGCGCATGCCCAGTCCTCTGCGACAGAAGTAGGCGGTTCACTGTAGCTACAAAACCGGTTTGACAGGGTGGCGTCTCTAAGTGTACTCGCAGAAATGCACACCGAGAATAGCTCTCTTATCATTCACACGCCATTACAAGCGCGCTCTTGTCGAATGCACCGTTACTGTCCAACTCTCCGTTCGGCTGGCATTGTGAAAATTAAGGAAAAGGCATGGCAGTTATTTTTAGAGCAGTCGCCCTGTTttacaacacacacgcatatatgcacacacatatttcataCACAGGGCTGGGTCTCGCCTTGAGAGTTTGACCATACCCGCTTGACAGAGGACTGCTTGGTGACAAGACAAGAGTCCAACAGAGGGTAACCACCAAACCCTCAGTTCAAGGGTGTGTGAGGACAAGGGCTGACCACAGGTAACAAAATCTGTACGCATTTTATTGGTGTTAacttaaaaaattacatttagtCTACTTCTTTTCTTAGAATATAAAGTCTAGCAGACCAACACTTGTATGTCTGAGAGATTTATGAAGAAATCCCTTTACACCACAGAGAACATAATGATGATTACAAAGAGAATCGAGCAACTACCACAGTGCTTTCAAAAGTGTATGGTGTGGAAGATAATCTGTACCAAGAAACAAGTTAACTTGGTGCTAATTGGTGCTAAATTAGTTCATAAGTTTGTACAAGGATGGGACATCCCATCAATGACTTCTTTTCTCAAATTTTGTGAGCAAAAAACAATGTGTGGAATTTGGCCTTTAAGCTGTAAGAATGTTATGAGATGATACAAGACGAAAGGAGTAAGATCTACAGTtgacagcaatttttttctgcagaactGCAATAGTAAGAGGTAAAAGTTTCtaatttttactttcaattgtactgtgtattattattaaacattaagGTAATAACATGCAATGTGTGTGCAACTTTTTAGAATCATGgtaatttttattctatttcatATATATGTCCATGCACTACTTATACACTTTTTCTCATAGATGTGAATGTTTACTTGTATGAGCATGCAGACATATACACATCAATGGATGCAAGTACTTATAAttgtacacatacaaacacatatactGTGACACATGCTCTTTCtctgtggtttttttccccttttctctctctcttttttcctgcTAACCTTATTTATTTTAGGATAGACAACCTTGTGTGTTGATCCTCTTCATATTGCCTTGTTCTTGGCTGGTTCATGcaaataaccctaaccctctcaCCACTTACAAGAATATTTGTAAGGATATATTTGCAAAGGTGATGGCAGGGAAATTGTAAAAAGGTAGAATGAGCAGCTTCTAAAATCTTGTGTGTGCTCCATTTCTATATACTACATATCTGTGGATGCATCAATCTTGATGATCTTCACTTCCctttaaatgaaaatatcaatattttcttcatgtacacatgtaaagcattttccattttatttgcagGCAATGGCCGACTCATGGTCACTCCAACTGTTGGTGCTAGTGGTGCAAGCTCTGTTATTGGCTAATGGTGCAGTGCAGATATTGCCATGTCCAAACGCCAATATGTTCACCAACTTCTATGATGACATTGCTGTCGTGGTTCCTGAAAAAACTGGCGAGAATGACTATTATGCCATTGCTGCTTTTTTTGATGTACGCGACAAGGGTTTGGATGCCTTCTCCTGTGCAAATACTTTTAGTTCAACTGGCCTCTTGTACAGTCAGGTGAGACTGCTTGGTGAAATCTTAGGGTTCTGGTCAAGAAATGCATAGATGGCTGTTGAGTGTTTATCAAAAAACTCTGTAAGACTTTAGGAAAGACGCCAGTTCTTTTTGGACAGatcttttttaatcattatttttttaacatttttaaaaaaaattcaggttataattattgttactaTTGTTTAGGGGTTCAACACATTGCAAAGCCATAAAAGGTCAGATACAAACATGTTCATCTCATTTCTTTATCAAAGTAGTCCTCATCTTGAAATTTGGCTTTTACAGGAGCAGAAACAAACCAAAGCCCTTTTTAGGTAGTTGAGATAATCAGATGATTATAGTGCATTAAGACTTGTACTTTAGACTGCAAttattcctttttcttaaatagtgtatccttgttttgttttttccccttgcaGGCATTCTTGTGGTCCATTAGCTACTGGAAGCGACAGTTCAACTCACAAGTCAGCATTGGAGGCTTCATCATGGATAGTTGTATGAGACAAGAGCAACTGATACAGAACATGCTGGGATTTGAACAGGTGGTTTTctactatttaaaaatataattgttgtgtttttgatgtcttttgaatctttcttgtgtgtgttgcttctgcactgttttcttccttttttgtttgccttttgcAAAATCAGCTTCCTAAAGATAATCTAAATGGAGATGACATTTAGGAGCTATTCTTTTGTGAATGTGCCAATAGTTCACAGGCAGCAGCACGAGTAATATAGTCCTGTCGCAGCCTACAGCAACCAATTGGAAATGATTCAGGTTTGCATCAGTCTTTGGAATAATTGCaacatttaaaactgattttgcTGACATATCAGATTGTTAGCTATCGCACATATGCATGAAAAGAGAGTTAATTATTTGTTGATGacctttcaaagttttttttatattttgaaatacatGTACTAACTAGTAAAAAGGGGGGGCTATAAAGAAGCAGAAATTAATGTTGTCTGttgagtcagcaactaaggttatgtATCAGAGGAAAATATCTGGCCCTGTAAGAAGGTGCCACTTAGAGTTACGTACTTTGctcaagacgagatctgaacccaagaacAAGGGATTCTCTCTGAACTAGTATAAGTGTTTAGCCAGCGTGCCACCAGAATGCCCCAGCATAAGGGAATCCTGCAGGAAAAGACACAATTACAGATTTGAGGCATCTTTTAAGTTTCTACTCGAGAAACTACTGATTGcatcatattattataatatggATGTAAACCACCTTTCTGTTAACTTTATTTCTGGTAATTACTGTGCATAAAAATGGCACTGATCCTTACTAGAttggctatatatatacatgtcaaTAATTGACAACACCTACGTCTTTGTACTTAGCGTTGTGtgattctttatttgtttccaaTTTGCATTTCAGTGCAACTTACGTGTACGGAGCATTGATCGTCGAAATGTTATAGGCTTTGTTGGCCCTTTGAGCAATGCAGATGCCATTGCTGCAGCAACATTGGCTAATGACTTGGACATGACTATCATCTCTCCTTCTGCTAATGCTGCAGTGCTCAGTGTCAACACAATGTATCGAACTTTTCTTCGTACTGTTCCTTCCATTGAAAAGGATGTTGAAATTATGAGCTATATCCTCACTACTCAGCTTGGTGTCCGCTGTGTTGCCGTCATCTCGGAAGCAGTGAGTACAGCTGAAACCACTAACTtaatgaaagatgaaaacattgcCTCAGTTCATAATTTTACTGCATaccagaaatatatttaaatacataGTTGCTCTGTTTTTTTagctgaaaaaagtgaaagcttcCTATACTGCTTTCCTGAAATagattaattcttttttttttctttgtagaacATAGGCCATATAAAACATACCTTTAACATATAGTTAATATAAGTGAATCTGCAAGCAATGGTACCATTTACAATTTTCTAATCCATATACA
This window of the Pomacea canaliculata isolate SZHN2017 linkage group LG4, ASM307304v1, whole genome shotgun sequence genome carries:
- the LOC112562510 gene encoding LOW QUALITY PROTEIN: uncharacterized protein LOC112562510 (The sequence of the model RefSeq protein was modified relative to this genomic sequence to represent the inferred CDS: inserted 2 bases in 2 codons); the encoded protein is MRRRSQATVVRHRLQTTKTPELQKFQERSKVTLRVRATVPAKEGCKNIYKEYFRCQHNTNPVSATADSRLGSKNSKCPALLTIAVQRQLGKLSRTKNIDPLLKDLPTWLRIEHTHNHSLYSADSLRHRDVNDETIAKFKELFSKGHTPSSALEMRKMDLQMEHGVNYIYQAADRAFCPDLHFCYRLYKKVFEEKYSSTSSELLTDSLQTACRTFNAEQNGEFCKVKETASGKIAIAVCTPLMMRVHTLHRASGELVFMDASGGXDRYDCRGFLLLTHSVAGGLPLGCLIVSSEATEVITDALLLYKELLPAAFPEATLLLCTFHVLQAAWRFLWEARNKVQKESRPHLLSIIKKMVYAQSEDEIINVYDNACRDDVVRDNPKFKLYLEKQFERKSLWAATFRKDLPVRGNNTNNYCEAAMHVLKDKIFCRXRAYNILLARLPAYYERRLLDLANGRKDVTISRCYLYGSENIKRVMVQAVGDLHFEVESEREHGKSYQADMNTDMCSCPDGMTGAPCKHQHAVIKFFNISSCNIFPVKDVKARRHFFQLATGHDSIQQEWFQPLVDNREDIPEPYTLSANLETVNTPLEADNNNRTEEILKHDSEDEFDIPTTNRQIEVIQQFKKNIDKLLKEMENNKDELWPAVDSFNKQLEKLKTTSALSTALFSFGKKHGSLFSFSDEVLFLFSHQQLPVEQHMLGADSACKVAENQ